In Haloarcula ordinaria, the genomic window GAGCAAGAAACTGCCCCATGTCGGTCGCCGTCGTGCGGAGCGAGCCGCCCTCGGGTGGAAGCGTCCAGACGACGGGGTCGTGGGCCCGGTACTCACCGTTCTGGTAGGTGTAGCCGATTGCACGCCGCGATTCCAGGCGGGCGGGTAGTGGCTGGGCGTAGGTCGAATCGTCCATCGCAAGCGGCGTGAAGATGCGCTCGTCGACCAGCTCGGTGAAGCTCGCGTCGGACTGTTCGGCGAGCGCGTGGCCCGCCAGGGCCGTCCCGTAGTTCGAGTACGCGACGAATTGTCCTGGGGGTCTGACCCGCGCTGGCTGGTGGTCCGCGAGGATTTCTTCCATGGGTCGTCTCTTACTGGGGTCATCGGTGACCATCCCCGCGAAGCTGTCCTCGAAACCCGCCGAGTGCGTCCCGAGGTGTTCGAGTGTGACGGGCTGGGCGTAAGTATCCGGGACCGTGACGGCCGAGTCGGTCAGGTAGTCGTTGACGTCGTCGTCGAGTTCCAGCCGGTCCTCCTCGACACCCTGCATCACTGCGGTCCAGGTCACGAGTTTGCCAGTCGAACCGACGCTGAAGACGGTCTCGTCGGCGTCGACGGGGCGCTGGGATTCGAGGTCCGCGTACCCGTATCCCTTCGCCAGGACCACCTCGCCGTCGCTGACGATGACGACGGCCGCGCCCGGGATATGGTACGCTTGACGATGGGCCATCGTCTCGTCGACCCACGCCTCGGTTTCCGCACGGTCGGACAGGTCGATCTGGTCGGCCTGACTCCCGAACGAACGGTCAGACTCCGCCGCCGCCGTTCCAATCGGCGTGCTCACGAGCGCGAAGATCAGGACCACGACGATGATAATGTGAACGAATCGGTGTTGCATTGGAGGGGCTCTGTGTCAGTAGTCAGTTCGAATGGGACAGTCGATGCCAGCGAATGCGGGAGTCCCCGCGGAATCGGATCTGGGAGTCCACGAATCTACACTCAGGCACTCAGGCTGGCCCCTGAATGTGGTCGGTGTACTCGCTTTTGCCGAGTAGGTAACCGCCGAAGGCGACGAGCCAGAGCATCACGGGGTAGACAATCATCCGCTCGGTCCCGCCGTGACCGATCGCCCCGAACGCCGTTGCGTTCCCGGCGTCACCGAGCGCCATCAACACGACGAAGATGAGACCGAGCCCGCCAGCGAGGACGGATAGAATCCGGATAATACCAGTGAGGCGAGTCGCACTCCCGACGGCCTGCACGTTGAAGAACACGAACGCAAGCAGTGCTGCGATGCCGTGAAGCCCTCCGGTGTCGAGCGGGAAGAGGCCCGCCCGATGGCACCGACGCCCGCGAGCGCGAAGACGGCAAGCAGCCACCGCCGCCCGTGGGTTCGGTAGAAGAAGTATCCTCCGAGGAGATTGAACACGCCGACGAGGACCAGTGAGACGTTGAACAACAGCGCCGTCTCCGGGACGACGCCGAGATCGCTGATGGCGGCCGCGCGGAAGTCGTAGCCGGGGACCATCGCCGCCGCGAGCATGATAACGGTCATGAACTGTGCGGCGAGCGTGAAGAAGAGCAGGCCGGCTATCGTCCCGTTGTCGAACTGTGTCCCTCGGAGGGCGAAGACCGGTTCGGCCGTGGATTCGAGTTCATTCACTGTCGTTCACTGCCTTATTGTTGGATTAGTAATAATATAAAGCGCTTGGCCAGTTCGCATCGGGCGAGAAATTCAAGTGAGAGCGGCGGGACTTTGGTCATCAGGGACGTGTTCCGAACTCCGTGACGCAATCGGTCATCGGGTATCTCGTAACATTCGATTGACCGGTCTATCTGAACGGTGCCATCGCTATCCTGTCGGGATTTTAATACAGCCATCTGACAAAGTGACTCGTATGTCTGAGTCAGCTACTATCGACGCAGAAACTACAGACTGGTTAACTCTTGACGAGGATGAAGAGATCGTCTGGTCTGGGAAACCCCACGAGAGTAGCTTGATCCCAGCGCTCGTCGTCGGAGTGCCGCTCTCTATCGTCCTCATTGGGTTATTCATCATCGCTGGGTCCTATCTACAGCGCGAGAATACGCAGTACGTTGTGACGACCGATGGGCTGTACAAGAAGACGGGAGTCCTCTCACGTGACGTCCAGCGCATCGATTTCGGAAAGGTCCAGAACACCTCCTACAGCCAGGGATTCTTCGGCTCTCGATTCGGCTACGGGAACGTCGATATCTCGACTGCAGGCGGCTCTGGGATCGAGATGCAGTTCCGGTCAGTCCCCGAACCGAGAGAGGTTCAGGAACTCGTCAACAAACGTGTGAAGGGCAGCCGTGGTGAACCGA contains:
- a CDS encoding DUF998 domain-containing protein; its protein translation is MNELESTAEPVFALRGTQFDNGTIAGLLFFTLAAQFMTVIMLAAAMVPGYDFRAAAISDLGVVPETALLFNVSLVLVGVFNLLGGYFFYRTHGRRWLLAVFALAGVGAIGRASSRSTPEGFTASQHCLRSCSSTCRPSGVRLASLVLSGFYPSSLAGSVSSSSC
- a CDS encoding serine hydrolase domain-containing protein; the protein is MQHRFVHIIIVVVLIFALVSTPIGTAAAESDRSFGSQADQIDLSDRAETEAWVDETMAHRQAYHIPGAAVVIVSDGEVVLAKGYGYADLESQRPVDADETVFSVGSTGKLVTWTAVMQGVEEDRLELDDDVNDYLTDSAVTVPDTYAQPVTLEHLGTHSAGFEDSFAGMVTDDPSKRRPMEEILADHQPARVRPPGQFVAYSNYGTALAGHALAEQSDASFTELVDERIFTPLAMDDSTYAQPLPARLESRRAIGYTYQNGEYRAHDPVVWTLPPEGGSLRTTATDMGQFLARPPERGDLQLGTYPRGRHRARDAPASLHEVRGGPGTQRDGLRVHRDGP
- a CDS encoding PH domain-containing protein, translating into MSESATIDAETTDWLTLDEDEEIVWSGKPHESSLIPALVVGVPLSIVLIGLFIIAGSYLQRENTQYVVTTDGLYKKTGVLSRDVQRIDFGKVQNTSYSQGFFGSRFGYGNVDISTAGGSGIEMQFRSVPEPREVQELVNKRVKGSRGEPTTESGETKRDVLDEILIELREIRATLEAQQETTGNTSATTSNIGNGADEQSTGEDDATHNQLGTATRVAKTRLPTKSRMMNGSHHDGVN